From a region of the Cucumis sativus cultivar 9930 chromosome 6, Cucumber_9930_V3, whole genome shotgun sequence genome:
- the LOC101222854 gene encoding calcium-dependent protein kinase 28, translated as MGVCFSASKVSGSNSNTNNTVVNHHRRGSTANPQPSTTDTSQNQKRPNDNPKRNSQQLKIKEKNVSRRQSGVIPCGKRTDFGYHKNFDERYTIGKLLGHGQFGYTYVAIDKGNGDRVAVKKIEKNKMILPIAVEDVKREVKILQELTGHENVVQFHNAFEDDSYVYIVMELCEGGELLDRILSKKDSRYTEKDAAVVVRQMLKVAAECHLHGLVHRDLKPENFLFKSAKEDSHLKATDFGLSDFIKPGKKFHDIVGSAYYVAPEVLKRKSGPESDVWSIGVITYILLCGRRPFWDKTEDGIFKEVLRNKPDFRRKPWPSISPSAKDFIKKLLVKDPRARLTAAQALSHRWVREGGDASEIPIDISVLSNMRQFVKYSRLKQFALRALASTIGEEELADLRDQFDAIDVDKNGSISLEEMRQALAKDLPWKLKESRVLEILQAIDVNTDGLVDFTEFVAATLHVHQLEEHDSVKWQQRSQAAFEKFDIDKDGFITPEELRMHTGLKGSIDPLLEEADIDKDGKISLSEFRRLLRTASISSRPHI; from the exons ATGGGTGTTTGTTTTTCGGCCTCCAAAGTCAGTGGTTCCAATAGCAACACCAATAACACCGTTGTCAACCACCACCGGAGAGGTAGCACCGCCAACCCTCAACCCAGCACAACCGATACAAGTCAAAATCAGAAGAGACCCAATGATAATCCCAAGAGGAACAGTCAGCAGCTTAAGATTAAGGAGAAAAATGTTTCGCGGCGGCAAAGCGGGGTGATTCCTTGTGGGAAACGCACCGATTTTGGGTATCATAAGAATTTTGATGAACGGTACACGATCGGTAAATTGCTTGGACACGGTCAATTTGGTTATACGTATGTAGCCATCGATAAAGGAAATGGGGATCGAGTTGCtgtaaagaaaattgagaagaatAAG ATGATTCTTCCCATTGCTGTCGAGGATGTTAAGAGAGAGGTCAAGATATTGCAAGAACTTACTGGCCATGAGAATGTGGTTCAGTTCCATAATGCATTTGAGGACGACTCATATGTTTATATTGTGATGGA GTTATGTGAAGGCGGTGAATTGTTGGATCGGATATTGTCCAA GAAAGATAGCCGCTATACCGAGAAAGATGCAGCTGTAGTTGTTAGGCAAATGCTGAAAGTTGCAGCAGAGTGTCACTTACATGGCTTGGTACACAGAGACTTGAAACCAGAG AACTTTCTTTTCAAGTCAGCCAAAGAGGACTCCCATCTGAAAGCCACCGATTTTGGTTTGTCAGATTTCATCAAACCTG GGAAGAAATTTCACGACATTGTTGGTAGTGCATATTATGTTGCCCCTGAAGTTTTGAAAAGGAAGTCAGGGCCAGAATCAGATGTATGGAGTATAGGGGTGATCAcatatattttactttgtgGGAGGCGTCCTTTTTGGGATAAGACAGAGGACGGCATATTTAAGGAG GTCTTGCGAAACAAGCCTGATTTTCGACGGAAGCCTTGGCCAAGCATCAGCCCTAGTGCTAAAGATTTTATTAAGAAGTTGCTTGTAAAGGATCCCCGAGCGAGATTAACTGCTGCCCAGGCCCTAT CTCACCGATGGGTTAGAGAGGGTGGCGATGCATCGGAAATCCCTATTGATATATCCGTTCTGAGTAACATGAGACAATTTGTGAAGTACAGTCGTTTGAAACAATTTGCTTTGAGG GCATTGGCTAGCACAATTGGTGAAGAAGAGCTTGCTGATCTACGTGATCAATTTGATGCAATCGATGTGGATAAGAATGGTTCCATCAGCCTTGAGGAAATGAGACAG GCTCTTGCTAAAGATCTCCCATGGAAATTGAAAGAATCTCGTGTTCTAGAAATTCTTCAAGCA ATTGACGTCAATACCGATGGCCTTGTCGATTTCACAGAATTTGTTGCAGCTACATTACACGTGCATCAATTAGAGGAGCACGACTCTGTAAAGTGGCAGCAGCGATCACAGGCAGCTTTTGAGAAATTCGACATAGATAAAGATGGATTTATAACTCCAGAGGAACTAAGAATG CATACGGGCTTAAAGGGTTCCATTGATCCATTGCTTGAGGAAGCAGACATTGACAAGGATGGTAAGATAAGCCTATCAGAATTCAGAAGACTTCTAAGAACTGCAAGTATTAGTTCAAGACCTCATATTTAG
- the LOC101222613 gene encoding transcription factor bHLH121, with the protein MEQWKTGDFSQSVVPAELVPSSSLQPQPQSLAVSSTRHLSNQLTESRLRTDAEVKDPIAVRKIQKADREKLRRDRLNEHFLELGNTLDPDRPKNDKATILTDTIQMLKDLTAEVNRLKADYEALSEESRELTQEKNELREEKASLKSDIENLNAQYQQRLRVMFPWATMDPSVVMGPPYSYPVPVPVPPGPIPMHPSLQPFTFFGNQNPGAIPNPCSTFVPYTAAANHPMDQPSAQYASNSHISSKQDSRSKSSDQHRRSNVERCDESTDVATDLELKMPGSSTMQDASSGSKKGKQSQRKEKSATDCSSSSRFSSSQVLQDSSSNSVGDIPKQNN; encoded by the exons ATGGAACAGTGGAAGACCGGAGATTTCTCTCAATCTGTTGTACCAGCTGAGTTAGTTCCTTCCTCGTCTCTTCAGCCTCAGCCTCAGTCTCTTGCTGTGTCCTCCACTCGTCACCTTAGCAACCAGCTTACTGAATCCAG GTTAAGAACAGATGCAGAAGTAAAAGATCCAATAGCAGtgagaaaaattcaaaaagcaGATCGTGAAAAATTGAGGAGAGACAGACTGAATGAACACTTTCTTGAGCTCGGAAACACATTAg ATCCAGATAGGCCTAAAAATGACAAGGCTACCATCCTTACAGACACTATCCAAATGCTGAAGGATTTAACTGCCGAAGTCAATAGATTAAAGGCTGACTATGAAGCTCTATCTGAAGAATCACGTGAG CTAACCCAGGAAAAGAATGAGCTTAGAGAAGAGAAGGCTTCATTAAAATCAGACATTGAAAATCTAAATGCTCAGTATCAGCAAAGACTGAGGGTCATGTTTCCCTGGGCCACAATGGATCCTTCGGTTGTCATGGGGCCCCCGTATTCCTACCCAGTTCCTGTTCCTGTTCCCCCTGGACCGATTCCCATGCATCCATCATTGCAGCCCTTCACCTTCTTCGGAAATCAGAATCCCGGCGCTATTCCCAACCCCTGTTCCACATTTGTCCCATATACTGCTGCTGCCAATCATCCGATGGATCAGCCATCTGCCCAATATGCTTCCAACTCACATATATCTAGCAAACAAGATTCCAGAAGTAAATCATCAGATCAGCACAGGCGTAGTAATGTGGAAAGGTGTGATGAATCTACTGATGTAGCAACGGACCTTGAACTTAAGATGCCTGGATCTTCAACAATGCAG GATGCATCCTCTGGAAGTAAGAAAGGTAAGCAATCgcaaaggaaagaaaaaagtgctACAGATTGTAGTTCTTCGAGTAGGTTTTCTTCATCCCAAGTTCTTCAAGATAGCTCTTCTAACAGCGTTGGCGACatcccaaaacaaaacaactgA